In Lepisosteus oculatus isolate fLepOcu1 chromosome 17, fLepOcu1.hap2, whole genome shotgun sequence, a genomic segment contains:
- the LOC102685153 gene encoding 5-hydroxytryptamine receptor 1D isoform X4 encodes MDIPTKWPSSESLDYNGDPFIAGGFRAVNFSSSEVRLNISARTRLLLEVLIVLMALGAVAGNILVIVIVAATKTFHSVTSVLIINLAISDFLVGIGVMPFVAISVMYDGWVDCTDLCLYVGYTSSVYCTASVLTLAAIALDRYYAIIDCLHYSSQSTVWRTVAAVIWIWLQAAVTSCPPLLGWSHLDYIAPMYSCAVDWSRSPSYTGFVAAFSFMLPACIMVFCYVKIVKVARGHARRIHDLEDHLQRNRPHPAEQEEKPTFSRLIYCISGKILPETHRDETLSPPYPSCSSSSTGRLHNLLTRHGFHSKEHHGVFRLFLVIFAFFCCWMPYIIVALVQAIETATSHQSTHIPNNVITFAYWLALLNSDINPLLYALLSKRFQKALKSLRHKLHARVSQQVCNPQTCTEHSPQCPRNTAASSINSVCPERAFNSSLFSLDSCTPEGYKKEQVSRRNNLLPGHLSSAVKLERTKECVCVKPEGQGLDTQHLQVPSAPVESDKPSRPSSPSDRQPFKLFR; translated from the exons ATGGACATTCCGACTAAATGGCCTTCTAGTGAGTCCCTGGATTACAACGGTGACCCGTTTATTGCCGGTGGTTTCAGAGCCGTAAACTTTAGTTCTTCGGAGGTCAGGCTGAACATCTCTGCGCGCACCAGGCTGCTCCTGGAGGTTTTGATAGTGCTGATGGCTTTGGGCGCAGTGGCAG GTAATATTCTGGTGATCGTGATCGTGGCCGCGACCAAGACGTTCCACTCGGTGACGTCAGTGCTGATCATTAACCTGGCCATCAGCGACTTTCTGGTGGGCATCGGGGTCATGCCCTTCGTTGCCATCTCGGTTATGTACGATGGATGGGTGGATTGCACA GATTTATGCCTCTATGTTGGTTACAcatcctctgtgtattgtacagCCTCAGTATTGACACTGGCTGCGATTGCTTTGGACCGATATTACGCCATCATAGACTGCCTGCACTACAGCTCTCAGAGCACAGTATGGAGGACGGTGGCTGCTGTCATCTGGATTTGGCTCCAGGCGGCTGTCACTAGCTGCCCCCCATTACTGGGGTGGAGTCATTTGGACTATATCGCTCCAATGTACAGCTGTGCAGTGGACTGGTCCAGGAGCCCAAGCTACACTGGGTTCGTGGCCGCCTTCTCCTTCATGCTTCCTGCCTGCATTATGGTCTTCTGTTATGTTAAGATTGTGAAAGTGGCCAGGGGTCACGCACGGAGGATCCACGACCTGGAAGATCACCTGCAGAGAAACAGACCACATCCCGCTGAGCAGGAGGAGAAGCCCACCTTTTCCAGGCTGATTTATTGCATCAGCGGGAAGATACTCCCAGAGACCCACCGGGACGAGACCCTCAGCCCCCCATACCCCTCCTGCAGTTCCTCCAGCACAGGGAGGTTGCACAATCTCTTGACTAGGCATGGCTTCCACAGCAAGGAGCACCATGGCGTTTTCCGTCTCTTTCTGGTCATCTTTGCCTTCTTCTGCTGCTGGATGCCATACATCATTGTGGCACTGGTGCAGGCCATCGAGACTGCTACTTCTCACCAGTCCACCCACATCCCCAACAACGTCATCACCTTTGCCTACTGGCTGGCTCTGCTGAACTCTGACATCAACCCGCTGCTCTATGCTCTACtgagcaagaggtttcagaagGCACTAAAGAGCCTGCGCCACAAACTGCATGCCAGGGTTAGCCAGCAGGTGTGCAACCCCCAGACATGCACAGAGCACAGCCCACAGTGCCCCCGTAATACAGCTGCCTCCAGCATTAACTCTGTGTGTCCAGAAAGGGCCTTCAATTCCTCACTTTTCTCCCTGGACTCTTGCACACCAGAAGGCTACAAGAAGGAACAAGTATCTAGGAGGAACAACCTCCTGCCCGGACATCTTTCCTCCGCTGTGAAGCTGGAAAGGACCaaagagtgtgtctgtgtgaagcCAGAGGGGCAGGGGCTGGATACACAGCACTTGCAGGTGCCCTCTGCCCCTGTAGAGAGCGATAAGCCAAGTAGGCCATCTTCACCCTCTGACAGACAG
- the LOC102685153 gene encoding 5-hydroxytryptamine receptor 1D isoform X2, which translates to MDIPTKWPSSESLDYNGDPFIAGGFRAVNFSSSEVRLNISARTRLLLEVLIVLMALGAVAGNILVIVIVAATKTFHSVTSVLIINLAISDFLVGIGVMPFVAISVMYDGWVDCTDLCLYVGYTSSVYCTASVLTLAAIALDRYYAIIDCLHYSSQSTVWRTVAAVIWIWLQAAVTSCPPLLGWSHLDYIAPMYSCAVDWSRSPSYTGFVAAFSFMLPACIMVFCYVKIVKVARGHARRIHDLEDHLQRNRPHPAEQEEKPTFSRLIYCISGKILPETHRDETLSPPYPSCSSSSTGRLHNLLTRHGFHSKEHHGVFRLFLVIFAFFCCWMPYIIVALVQAIETATSHQSTHIPNNVITFAYWLALLNSDINPLLYALLSKRFQKALKSLRHKLHARVSQQVCNPQTCTEHSPQCPRNTAASSINSVCPERAFNSSLFSLDSCTPEGYKKEQVSRRNNLLPGHLSSAVKLERTKECVCVKPEGQGLDTQHLQVPSAPVESDKPSRPSSPSDRQVTFFYAFQTLPLTSQKISSTVLFKQDKAFGHRTDRVTVGGWRG; encoded by the exons ATGGACATTCCGACTAAATGGCCTTCTAGTGAGTCCCTGGATTACAACGGTGACCCGTTTATTGCCGGTGGTTTCAGAGCCGTAAACTTTAGTTCTTCGGAGGTCAGGCTGAACATCTCTGCGCGCACCAGGCTGCTCCTGGAGGTTTTGATAGTGCTGATGGCTTTGGGCGCAGTGGCAG GTAATATTCTGGTGATCGTGATCGTGGCCGCGACCAAGACGTTCCACTCGGTGACGTCAGTGCTGATCATTAACCTGGCCATCAGCGACTTTCTGGTGGGCATCGGGGTCATGCCCTTCGTTGCCATCTCGGTTATGTACGATGGATGGGTGGATTGCACA GATTTATGCCTCTATGTTGGTTACAcatcctctgtgtattgtacagCCTCAGTATTGACACTGGCTGCGATTGCTTTGGACCGATATTACGCCATCATAGACTGCCTGCACTACAGCTCTCAGAGCACAGTATGGAGGACGGTGGCTGCTGTCATCTGGATTTGGCTCCAGGCGGCTGTCACTAGCTGCCCCCCATTACTGGGGTGGAGTCATTTGGACTATATCGCTCCAATGTACAGCTGTGCAGTGGACTGGTCCAGGAGCCCAAGCTACACTGGGTTCGTGGCCGCCTTCTCCTTCATGCTTCCTGCCTGCATTATGGTCTTCTGTTATGTTAAGATTGTGAAAGTGGCCAGGGGTCACGCACGGAGGATCCACGACCTGGAAGATCACCTGCAGAGAAACAGACCACATCCCGCTGAGCAGGAGGAGAAGCCCACCTTTTCCAGGCTGATTTATTGCATCAGCGGGAAGATACTCCCAGAGACCCACCGGGACGAGACCCTCAGCCCCCCATACCCCTCCTGCAGTTCCTCCAGCACAGGGAGGTTGCACAATCTCTTGACTAGGCATGGCTTCCACAGCAAGGAGCACCATGGCGTTTTCCGTCTCTTTCTGGTCATCTTTGCCTTCTTCTGCTGCTGGATGCCATACATCATTGTGGCACTGGTGCAGGCCATCGAGACTGCTACTTCTCACCAGTCCACCCACATCCCCAACAACGTCATCACCTTTGCCTACTGGCTGGCTCTGCTGAACTCTGACATCAACCCGCTGCTCTATGCTCTACtgagcaagaggtttcagaagGCACTAAAGAGCCTGCGCCACAAACTGCATGCCAGGGTTAGCCAGCAGGTGTGCAACCCCCAGACATGCACAGAGCACAGCCCACAGTGCCCCCGTAATACAGCTGCCTCCAGCATTAACTCTGTGTGTCCAGAAAGGGCCTTCAATTCCTCACTTTTCTCCCTGGACTCTTGCACACCAGAAGGCTACAAGAAGGAACAAGTATCTAGGAGGAACAACCTCCTGCCCGGACATCTTTCCTCCGCTGTGAAGCTGGAAAGGACCaaagagtgtgtctgtgtgaagcCAGAGGGGCAGGGGCTGGATACACAGCACTTGCAGGTGCCCTCTGCCCCTGTAGAGAGCGATAAGCCAAGTAGGCCATCTTCACCCTCTGACAGACAGGTGACCTTCTTTTATG
- the LOC102685153 gene encoding 5-hydroxytryptamine receptor 1D isoform X1 — protein MDIPTKWPSSESLDYNGDPFIAGGFRAVNFSSSEVRLNISARTRLLLEVLIVLMALGAVAGNILVIVIVAATKTFHSVTSVLIINLAISDFLVGIGVMPFVAISVMYDGWVDCTDLCLYVGYTSSVYCTASVLTLAAIALDRYYAIIDCLHYSSQSTVWRTVAAVIWIWLQAAVTSCPPLLGWSHLDYIAPMYSCAVDWSRSPSYTGFVAAFSFMLPACIMVFCYVKIVKVARGHARRIHDLEDHLQRNRPHPAEQEEKPTFSRLIYCISGKILPETHRDETLSPPYPSCSSSSTGRLHNLLTRHGFHSKEHHGVFRLFLVIFAFFCCWMPYIIVALVQAIETATSHQSTHIPNNVITFAYWLALLNSDINPLLYALLSKRFQKALKSLRHKLHARVSQQVCNPQTCTEHSPQCPRNTAASSINSVCPERAFNSSLFSLDSCTPEGYKKEQVSRRNNLLPGHLSSAVKLERTKECVCVKPEGQGLDTQHLQVPSAPVESDKPSRPSSPSDRQVTFFYAFQTLPLTSQKISSTVLFKQVGVFLNIKITCERWCKEHIILDR, from the exons ATGGACATTCCGACTAAATGGCCTTCTAGTGAGTCCCTGGATTACAACGGTGACCCGTTTATTGCCGGTGGTTTCAGAGCCGTAAACTTTAGTTCTTCGGAGGTCAGGCTGAACATCTCTGCGCGCACCAGGCTGCTCCTGGAGGTTTTGATAGTGCTGATGGCTTTGGGCGCAGTGGCAG GTAATATTCTGGTGATCGTGATCGTGGCCGCGACCAAGACGTTCCACTCGGTGACGTCAGTGCTGATCATTAACCTGGCCATCAGCGACTTTCTGGTGGGCATCGGGGTCATGCCCTTCGTTGCCATCTCGGTTATGTACGATGGATGGGTGGATTGCACA GATTTATGCCTCTATGTTGGTTACAcatcctctgtgtattgtacagCCTCAGTATTGACACTGGCTGCGATTGCTTTGGACCGATATTACGCCATCATAGACTGCCTGCACTACAGCTCTCAGAGCACAGTATGGAGGACGGTGGCTGCTGTCATCTGGATTTGGCTCCAGGCGGCTGTCACTAGCTGCCCCCCATTACTGGGGTGGAGTCATTTGGACTATATCGCTCCAATGTACAGCTGTGCAGTGGACTGGTCCAGGAGCCCAAGCTACACTGGGTTCGTGGCCGCCTTCTCCTTCATGCTTCCTGCCTGCATTATGGTCTTCTGTTATGTTAAGATTGTGAAAGTGGCCAGGGGTCACGCACGGAGGATCCACGACCTGGAAGATCACCTGCAGAGAAACAGACCACATCCCGCTGAGCAGGAGGAGAAGCCCACCTTTTCCAGGCTGATTTATTGCATCAGCGGGAAGATACTCCCAGAGACCCACCGGGACGAGACCCTCAGCCCCCCATACCCCTCCTGCAGTTCCTCCAGCACAGGGAGGTTGCACAATCTCTTGACTAGGCATGGCTTCCACAGCAAGGAGCACCATGGCGTTTTCCGTCTCTTTCTGGTCATCTTTGCCTTCTTCTGCTGCTGGATGCCATACATCATTGTGGCACTGGTGCAGGCCATCGAGACTGCTACTTCTCACCAGTCCACCCACATCCCCAACAACGTCATCACCTTTGCCTACTGGCTGGCTCTGCTGAACTCTGACATCAACCCGCTGCTCTATGCTCTACtgagcaagaggtttcagaagGCACTAAAGAGCCTGCGCCACAAACTGCATGCCAGGGTTAGCCAGCAGGTGTGCAACCCCCAGACATGCACAGAGCACAGCCCACAGTGCCCCCGTAATACAGCTGCCTCCAGCATTAACTCTGTGTGTCCAGAAAGGGCCTTCAATTCCTCACTTTTCTCCCTGGACTCTTGCACACCAGAAGGCTACAAGAAGGAACAAGTATCTAGGAGGAACAACCTCCTGCCCGGACATCTTTCCTCCGCTGTGAAGCTGGAAAGGACCaaagagtgtgtctgtgtgaagcCAGAGGGGCAGGGGCTGGATACACAGCACTTGCAGGTGCCCTCTGCCCCTGTAGAGAGCGATAAGCCAAGTAGGCCATCTTCACCCTCTGACAGACAGGTGACCTTCTTTTATG
- the LOC102685153 gene encoding 5-hydroxytryptamine receptor 1D isoform X3: MDIPTKWPSSESLDYNGDPFIAGGFRAVNFSSSEVRLNISARTRLLLEVLIVLMALGAVAGNILVIVIVAATKTFHSVTSVLIINLAISDFLDLCLYVGYTSSVYCTASVLTLAAIALDRYYAIIDCLHYSSQSTVWRTVAAVIWIWLQAAVTSCPPLLGWSHLDYIAPMYSCAVDWSRSPSYTGFVAAFSFMLPACIMVFCYVKIVKVARGHARRIHDLEDHLQRNRPHPAEQEEKPTFSRLIYCISGKILPETHRDETLSPPYPSCSSSSTGRLHNLLTRHGFHSKEHHGVFRLFLVIFAFFCCWMPYIIVALVQAIETATSHQSTHIPNNVITFAYWLALLNSDINPLLYALLSKRFQKALKSLRHKLHARVSQQVCNPQTCTEHSPQCPRNTAASSINSVCPERAFNSSLFSLDSCTPEGYKKEQVSRRNNLLPGHLSSAVKLERTKECVCVKPEGQGLDTQHLQVPSAPVESDKPSRPSSPSDRQVTFFYAFQTLPLTSQKISSTVLFKQVGVFLNIKITCERWCKEHIILDR, from the exons ATGGACATTCCGACTAAATGGCCTTCTAGTGAGTCCCTGGATTACAACGGTGACCCGTTTATTGCCGGTGGTTTCAGAGCCGTAAACTTTAGTTCTTCGGAGGTCAGGCTGAACATCTCTGCGCGCACCAGGCTGCTCCTGGAGGTTTTGATAGTGCTGATGGCTTTGGGCGCAGTGGCAG GTAATATTCTGGTGATCGTGATCGTGGCCGCGACCAAGACGTTCCACTCGGTGACGTCAGTGCTGATCATTAACCTGGCCATCAGCGACTTTCTG GATTTATGCCTCTATGTTGGTTACAcatcctctgtgtattgtacagCCTCAGTATTGACACTGGCTGCGATTGCTTTGGACCGATATTACGCCATCATAGACTGCCTGCACTACAGCTCTCAGAGCACAGTATGGAGGACGGTGGCTGCTGTCATCTGGATTTGGCTCCAGGCGGCTGTCACTAGCTGCCCCCCATTACTGGGGTGGAGTCATTTGGACTATATCGCTCCAATGTACAGCTGTGCAGTGGACTGGTCCAGGAGCCCAAGCTACACTGGGTTCGTGGCCGCCTTCTCCTTCATGCTTCCTGCCTGCATTATGGTCTTCTGTTATGTTAAGATTGTGAAAGTGGCCAGGGGTCACGCACGGAGGATCCACGACCTGGAAGATCACCTGCAGAGAAACAGACCACATCCCGCTGAGCAGGAGGAGAAGCCCACCTTTTCCAGGCTGATTTATTGCATCAGCGGGAAGATACTCCCAGAGACCCACCGGGACGAGACCCTCAGCCCCCCATACCCCTCCTGCAGTTCCTCCAGCACAGGGAGGTTGCACAATCTCTTGACTAGGCATGGCTTCCACAGCAAGGAGCACCATGGCGTTTTCCGTCTCTTTCTGGTCATCTTTGCCTTCTTCTGCTGCTGGATGCCATACATCATTGTGGCACTGGTGCAGGCCATCGAGACTGCTACTTCTCACCAGTCCACCCACATCCCCAACAACGTCATCACCTTTGCCTACTGGCTGGCTCTGCTGAACTCTGACATCAACCCGCTGCTCTATGCTCTACtgagcaagaggtttcagaagGCACTAAAGAGCCTGCGCCACAAACTGCATGCCAGGGTTAGCCAGCAGGTGTGCAACCCCCAGACATGCACAGAGCACAGCCCACAGTGCCCCCGTAATACAGCTGCCTCCAGCATTAACTCTGTGTGTCCAGAAAGGGCCTTCAATTCCTCACTTTTCTCCCTGGACTCTTGCACACCAGAAGGCTACAAGAAGGAACAAGTATCTAGGAGGAACAACCTCCTGCCCGGACATCTTTCCTCCGCTGTGAAGCTGGAAAGGACCaaagagtgtgtctgtgtgaagcCAGAGGGGCAGGGGCTGGATACACAGCACTTGCAGGTGCCCTCTGCCCCTGTAGAGAGCGATAAGCCAAGTAGGCCATCTTCACCCTCTGACAGACAGGTGACCTTCTTTTATG
- the LOC102685153 gene encoding 5-hydroxytryptamine receptor 1D isoform X5: MPFVAISVMYDGWVDCTDLCLYVGYTSSVYCTASVLTLAAIALDRYYAIIDCLHYSSQSTVWRTVAAVIWIWLQAAVTSCPPLLGWSHLDYIAPMYSCAVDWSRSPSYTGFVAAFSFMLPACIMVFCYVKIVKVARGHARRIHDLEDHLQRNRPHPAEQEEKPTFSRLIYCISGKILPETHRDETLSPPYPSCSSSSTGRLHNLLTRHGFHSKEHHGVFRLFLVIFAFFCCWMPYIIVALVQAIETATSHQSTHIPNNVITFAYWLALLNSDINPLLYALLSKRFQKALKSLRHKLHARVSQQVCNPQTCTEHSPQCPRNTAASSINSVCPERAFNSSLFSLDSCTPEGYKKEQVSRRNNLLPGHLSSAVKLERTKECVCVKPEGQGLDTQHLQVPSAPVESDKPSRPSSPSDRQVTFFYAFQTLPLTSQKISSTVLFKQVGVFLNIKITCERWCKEHIILDR, from the exons ATGCCCTTCGTTGCCATCTCGGTTATGTACGATGGATGGGTGGATTGCACA GATTTATGCCTCTATGTTGGTTACAcatcctctgtgtattgtacagCCTCAGTATTGACACTGGCTGCGATTGCTTTGGACCGATATTACGCCATCATAGACTGCCTGCACTACAGCTCTCAGAGCACAGTATGGAGGACGGTGGCTGCTGTCATCTGGATTTGGCTCCAGGCGGCTGTCACTAGCTGCCCCCCATTACTGGGGTGGAGTCATTTGGACTATATCGCTCCAATGTACAGCTGTGCAGTGGACTGGTCCAGGAGCCCAAGCTACACTGGGTTCGTGGCCGCCTTCTCCTTCATGCTTCCTGCCTGCATTATGGTCTTCTGTTATGTTAAGATTGTGAAAGTGGCCAGGGGTCACGCACGGAGGATCCACGACCTGGAAGATCACCTGCAGAGAAACAGACCACATCCCGCTGAGCAGGAGGAGAAGCCCACCTTTTCCAGGCTGATTTATTGCATCAGCGGGAAGATACTCCCAGAGACCCACCGGGACGAGACCCTCAGCCCCCCATACCCCTCCTGCAGTTCCTCCAGCACAGGGAGGTTGCACAATCTCTTGACTAGGCATGGCTTCCACAGCAAGGAGCACCATGGCGTTTTCCGTCTCTTTCTGGTCATCTTTGCCTTCTTCTGCTGCTGGATGCCATACATCATTGTGGCACTGGTGCAGGCCATCGAGACTGCTACTTCTCACCAGTCCACCCACATCCCCAACAACGTCATCACCTTTGCCTACTGGCTGGCTCTGCTGAACTCTGACATCAACCCGCTGCTCTATGCTCTACtgagcaagaggtttcagaagGCACTAAAGAGCCTGCGCCACAAACTGCATGCCAGGGTTAGCCAGCAGGTGTGCAACCCCCAGACATGCACAGAGCACAGCCCACAGTGCCCCCGTAATACAGCTGCCTCCAGCATTAACTCTGTGTGTCCAGAAAGGGCCTTCAATTCCTCACTTTTCTCCCTGGACTCTTGCACACCAGAAGGCTACAAGAAGGAACAAGTATCTAGGAGGAACAACCTCCTGCCCGGACATCTTTCCTCCGCTGTGAAGCTGGAAAGGACCaaagagtgtgtctgtgtgaagcCAGAGGGGCAGGGGCTGGATACACAGCACTTGCAGGTGCCCTCTGCCCCTGTAGAGAGCGATAAGCCAAGTAGGCCATCTTCACCCTCTGACAGACAGGTGACCTTCTTTTATG